The genomic stretch CGGATGAGCGGAGTGTCAGTCGGGTTTCTGTTGtctcatttgtctttgtgtttcaccaacacacacacgcctgatGTTGACCTTGGCTCTGACCAGGCCTGCTGCCGCGTGCCCTCCAGCCGAAGGAGGCCCGACCTCTCGTGCCGAGACCCTTCCTGTCGGACTAAATGGATCGGCTTACGTTTCAGAGCACCGGCGCTGAAAAGGGAACAACAGCAGGGAGGACGATAGACGAGAGACATGAAAGACAACATTTTGGCTTGTAGGCCGCGGGGTAATGACAACAAACACGGGGCCTCGAGTGAAACAGGATCCGCCACAGAGGGAAGGTGGaggtgctgctttctgtcagtctgtcagctTTCAACCAGGCAGCATGGAGACTCAACGTCTGCCAGCCATTTTAACTATGGAGGGCTGGAGAGgacatttcatattttgtaaTCCCAAACTAAATCTTTTGAGCAGCATCATCTAGGGCTCTGCTGTTAATCGGAATATTATCTAAATCGCAGGACACAACATACGGTTATAGATGAAGCACTGTGGTGATACAGAGATGTCCCGGACTACATCATGTCCTCCTACAGATGCTTacaaaaatcacatcatcataatcttttatacatatttaacagtaaagaataaaacatttgtgaCTCATGTTGTCGTTGCAGTGCGTCAAAACAATCACAACTTGTTAAGCAATCATTTTCCGTGAATCATTCAGCCCCTaaatttttcaaaataaatagtaaatcAAGATCATGAGACTTTTTCTTATGcaaattatttaattttgatATCAAGAATATAACCTCAAGGGAGATTAAGTGTAAAacatttagctttttatttttaaaggacAAAACTAGTTACTTTTGTTACATTATCTTAATCTAGCGTTTATTAAATCTtataattaaaacagaaaacatctgaTAAACTTTCTGATAAGATTTGAGATTATAAgattttttaagcatttttgcTCAATGAAAACCTTAAACAACTCAACAATTATCCAAAGTGTTGTGAGCTCTCTGCCAAACCGATTAATGAAGGTGATATTTTATcattacaataaaacaataataataaaatgtcacatctgGCCTTCCGTAGAAGTGTCTCATCTTTTTAGCACCGGCCATCACTCGTGTTAGCTGTCTTGAAGTTGCTGAGATCTTTTTCATACCAGCGAACAGAGTTGTGTCTGTGTCAAGTGATGGTCTTCTGTGTATTAGTGACCCCTCCTGGTTCATTGTTGTACCTGCACTGATCATCCTGCTCATTGTTTAATATCTGTAGAAGTTTCCACACCTTTACCAAAGACTCCAGAGTCAAGTCGTTGATCTTTGAGTCTCATCCCGCAGCGTCAGTGTTTGACGAATttgaaatgagactcaaaaatcaacatttcttacaaatagcacctttaaatcaAACACTTTAGACAGATATGTTTGAATGTCTGCAGACAGCTGATGGCGTTTATATAAAATCATAAATGGCAAAACAGCTTTTGGAAATCATTACATCATGTTCTGCACGGTATCCTAAAGGTGTCATCTTAGTTTGGAGGTACAGATGGATCATTTTAATCCACACATTTTGAGCAAATGctaaaaaaatgtccatcagAAAGTCCTAAAACAATCCTCCCACCAACCGTCACAATCCTCCTCATAATCTAAAAGCTGGATCTTGGACACATTTGGCATTTTGTCttgataaattaaatatattgttcCTGGCTGGTAATTAAATTCCTGTCAGGCAAGTTTTAGATTAGATTCAAAAGTAACAACACTGTTCTCCACTTAGTTGGCACCCGCTGTGATTTCTAACTTTAATTGCACAAATGTTGTTCTTTTGGGATAAAGTAGGGTTCTGTCACGTATTGCAGCTTCTCGTGCAGACAAATCACTGCGAGCTAGTCCAGTGAGTTACCTCTGAGattttgaaaaagtaaaaacaaaactagaagtctctcagaaagaaagaaaatacataaacTTCCAGGTACAGCCACATGGATGGTCTTAATTATTCCATACTGAAAGGTGAACCAACATTGATGATTTGGACTTGAGTGTGTTGAAATAAAATCTGTCTACTGACAAAAGTTTCATCTTAAATCTCTTGTGATTTGTGGGGTTAAAAAGGGAGAATGTGTCTGTAGTGGTTGCATCGCGCTGACATGAAGGAAGGACAGAAAAATAACAGGACACGGAGACATGTTGAAGTTCTCAGAGCGCTTGGAGAGCCAGCACCAAGAGAAGACCCTGCTTCTGCGAGGAGCTGCCTTAGCGAGTTTATTTACAATTCACAAAATACAGGTGTCGCtctcaaacagtgttcaagcATTTCACATTAGTGTCGTCTGCCGACAAACCAGCGCTTCCTCTCTATTGCTCTCAGTCTTTGGTTTCCCAATCTTGAAACTTGGCTCCACGTGAGGAACACTCCTACAATcactttttaaatattctttACCCCATTCAGTTGTTTCCTCACGGTAATCTGAATTGAAAATAATCCAGGTTTTCCTTTGTTGCTTCCTTTTGCGCGCTTTCTTCAGAAACCTGAACTTGTACAGCGCCATCTCAATAAAACTTAGGGTTTCATATTCGTATAATTCAACATACAGGTTAGCTTTGAATCTCAGCTGGTTAGAGAGTCATGATTTATTGATATTTGTccatattgatatatatatatatatatatattacttacaatttcatcctgttttatGGCTTCATAACAcaatattatacatttatctGAAGAACTCTTCGTAGTAGTTGTGCGTTGGATATATGGCGGCTAACTGAAGGCATGTGTAGAAGTTATTTCACTTTAATTCTCTGCACTTGTTTTAATGTCAAGGTTGCTATTTTTGTCCTCACATTAATAAAAGAGGATACTTTTAGGTGCTAGGACACAAGAAGACTAAACAAAAAAGTGATTGTCTAAGGTGAATACGGCTGAATGCAGTTTAAGTTCTGTCTGTAATAAAAGATTCTTGCTCCAACAGTCTACATtatggaggaaaaacaaaactaaaatcttttgtttcttgcagcactgaatgttttaaGTTGGAGCATCTCAAAAACTGTCCAAATGTAGTAACATGTGGCTCCGTCCAGAGACGACCTGCAGCCTTCAGGTGTGCGTACAAAGATAATGAAGCTACTTAAAGAACCTGTTAATGCTGTAACAAGTTTCCTACTGTCATTCACAGCAATCTCACTGCGGTCGGATGCTAACGGAAACCTAACAAAGCTGAATCTTTACTTGTTATGTTACTGCAAAGTAGATAACTCAATTACACTGTGCAGAGATCACATCTGGTCAgtcatcacactcacacacacacacacacactcagtcatacACCTGCTTCACTCAATGGCTGAATATTTCAGTATTTCCAATCCAAACCCAAATCTGATCCTCTAAACGACTGAATAAATTACAGGCTGTGTCATTTAAAACCAACTGTcctcactgtttgttttgtttcttgatgaTCTTTCCTGTCAGTGCAGTATTTTCTGTACACCAGCACAAGTATCCAAACTAACTCGCTCAGTCTGCGTTCCCTCGGCGCCCCCCTGTGGTCAAAGGTAACATGGTAGTGATACTTTCAAGAAGTGCAACGTGTGCAGTTGAGAGCTGTGGCGCCGGTTTACAGAGCCGTTTTTAAGTACTTGAAAGAATGACATTTTCTCAGACACACTGGGTTGTAAGTGTGGAGGTTGAAGTGCTGACGAACAGCTTTCTCATCAGTGTAGAAAATGCTTCAATTTCTACACACTTCGTTGGAAGCGAGTGTTAAACACCTGTGAGTTAAAGCTCAGAGTCAGCACTTCAAACTCAGAGTCACAGCTCCTTTTTAGTCCTGGGCCAAAACAAAACTGGCGTCTGAGGGGAAGCgagggttttctttttaaatccaaTTTTCCTTTGACTGTGCGTTACCTCTCCATAAATAATGAGCTTTTTGAAAGCCAGTACAAGAGTTTGTCAAGTTAAACACCAACATGAGAAATAGTTAAAGCATCTGAATTTAGTGGGGGCGAGTTTAGGGGAACTACAACTTCCTGTCTGCAACTTCAAGGTCCTTTTTTCCGtcagtaataataattattacagttttaagGACGAGTCGTCTCCTAACAGTTGTACGTTTTCTCACCTGCTATGAACTAGATCAGACCGCCTGCGCTCAATACATCTCGGTAAGCAAAATAAAAGTTGACATTTGGCTTGAAGAATCAAAGATTTTCCAGCCGTTCAACCCTTCAGATGTTTAGAATTCAATACCGACGACAGAGATCGGTACGGTGCAAGAAACCTTTGTGTTGCCGAGACACCTTCCTGCTGCCAGATGTTTATTTGTCTCCGTCACGGTCTCCGCGCAGCCGTCTCTCGTGCTGCCGCTTGGTGATGATGTATTTGAAGAACTCGTAGACAGACCAGCTGATGGCGGTGGAGGGCATCTGGTAGATGACCCGGGCTTGGACGCCTTTAAAGAAGGCCGGCATGCCACCCATCCTGTACACGGTCCGAAAAGCCTCGCCAAGGCCAGAGATGTGGCGGCTGCCCGCGGCTGAGGCGGTGGCCGCTCCAACCGCTCCGGCTGCCGTCGTTGCTTCGGCCTGGATCACGTGAATGGCCTGAGCCTCCTGCGTGTTCAGGAGGGTCTTGCAGACGTCGAGGGgagtggtggcggcggcggccagGGCTCCGGCCAGAGCGCCGGACACAACGTGGGAGGAAGGGTTGTACTGTCTGTGGGGGTTGAGGAGCTCCTGGAGGTACTCGTATGTCATGAAGTGGAGCGCCTGGAAGGGCACGTTCATGGTCAGCTGGGTGGTGTAGCTGCGGTAGAAAGCCGCCGAGCCTTCCTGCCTCAACATGGAGCCCATGCAGTCGAGCACGCCGCGGTAAGGAGAGTTGAACATCTGCATTCGCTGTTTCACAActgtggagaggagaaagaggataTAAGCGGGGAAAAACACCAGGAGCACATCTGAGATGATGAAACAGTAAAGAAGAACTGGGAGGAAAAGCAGGAACacgagacaggaagtgagaacttgaggttaaaaaattaaaaacttgTTTCAAACAC from Sparus aurata chromosome 1, fSpaAur1.1, whole genome shotgun sequence encodes the following:
- the LOC115587355 gene encoding mitoferrin-2-like; its protein translation is MEADGFVSRRTSVDTAGVESRWLGGRLMEAGGFVGSLPPRLSGEQDFAPMLHRAAPETSTSVEPEIDYEGLPQGVATSTHMLAGSVAGIMEHCLMYPIDCVKTRMQSLHPEPGARYRNVMDALRQIVRTEGVWRPIRGVNVLAVGAGPAHALYFACYEKIKFSLSDAIHPGTNSHFANGVAGCMATVLHDAIMNPAEVVKQRMQMFNSPYRGVLDCMGSMLRQEGSAAFYRSYTTQLTMNVPFQALHFMTYEYLQELLNPHRQYNPSSHVVSGALAGALAAAATTPLDVCKTLLNTQEAQAIHVIQAEATTAAGAVGAATASAAGSRHISGLGEAFRTVYRMGGMPAFFKGVQARVIYQMPSTAISWSVYEFFKYIITKRQHERRLRGDRDGDK